Within the Miscanthus floridulus cultivar M001 chromosome 17, ASM1932011v1, whole genome shotgun sequence genome, the region CCCGATGTCAAGAtccaaaaatgaaaataaaaccACCCGGCATCTATTtatgaatattttttttaaaaaagactgaaaaataaaaaattcggcatTTTAGTTGACCTTCTAGCCAGACCGAGTGGACGCCAGTGAGCCTAGCAACGGCGTGGTCCAACTATAAAACCCGCGGCACCACCCGGCGTCATCCCCACCATTGCAGTTTCAGAGTTCCTGGCATCTCGTTCGTTCCAAGTTTCGCGACCGAGATACCCCTACTCGCTCTCGAGCAGGCAGAATGGAGCGCCACGCCGAGAAGCCGCTCCTCTTGCTCCTCGTGCtgtcctgcctcctcctcctccccctcgtcTCCGCCGTCCCCACGCCAAGTGAGCCTTCTCGGCCCCTATCCACCAGCTCGGCCGACGGCTATGGCCTTCGCTAGCTCCCTCGCTGATTCCTTTCTCGGTTGCTCATTTTGTTCGTGCGATTGCAGGAAGCCTGCGCCTGGGGAGCCAGCTGCAGTACCCGTCGGCTCTGAAGCTCACTTCTTCTCAGGTACGGTACTACTCCGGTTGTTTCCTCTGCCTTCctgcctcctgctgctgctgtgttCCTTCTTGGATTTACAGAACTGTTAGTGAAAATACAGAGGTTAATGAATTAATCAATTCAGCGATGGTGGATGGATATGTTTGTCATCTACTAGAGCTGAGGTAGCTGCTGCTGTACGTAATCCTGATGTGATGATGACTTTGTGTTGGGACACAGGAGGCGGCGATCGCGGCGGCCAACATGGGCAGACCGACGGCGAGGATGGTCGTGGAGGTGAACGACTACCAACCGTCTGGCCCCAACAACCGCCATGACCCACCCAAGGGTCCCGGAAGAGCTTGAACGGAGCTCAGCTGGACGACCCAATAATCCTTCGTCGTCTTTACCAGTAGTACAAAGTGATTTGCTATGCTCATGTATTCTAGTAGAAATTAAGGTAGAAACAATTACCTAGCTATTATTATATATACCGGCCGCGTGTGTGTATGGCTTTGGAAGCGCATCGgttgcttgttgttgtgattaggATGCTGTTCGATCGTCAGAACTGCACGCAGATGTGTCGAATCAATACAGTGTTTTTTTCTCGACAAAACGGTTGGCTTTTGAACCGCAAAAACCATTTCTTCAGCTTCTGTTACTCCGTCAGCAATTACCGCTGATTGATTTGAtgttagagaaaaatactgttttagttTATAATGCATGATCGCATACGAGCAAGCGTACGGGTTGAAAAGCACTAGTTCGAGGCGCAGCATCGTTTAGCAGTGGGGGGCATGCTGATGCAGCATCATTGCTCCCTCGACCGCCTCATCTTTTGTTGCGTCAcatctgctgccgccgccgcccgtgaCAAACTAGTACGCGTGCGTTGCTGCTACTGCAGCCTGCAGGGGAGGCGAGGCGGCGACGTCGAGCTGCGCCTGCGcgttaggcctcgtttagtttcTCCGTGATCCCTGATCCGTGACTCGTGAACAACCTCTTCTCTTCGCCGAGCTAGAAACCCCGACCAGCCAGGCGCCCCACGGGCACGTCCACGCCACGGGTGCCGCTCTGCTCCGCTCGTGTCTTGGGTTGGATATCGAGCCGGTTCGGCTCGGCTCGGTCCACCTCGAGCTGCCTGGTTAGGCTAATGGACTAGTTTGGTATAGCTCGTTAATAT harbors:
- the LOC136518617 gene encoding uncharacterized protein, which produces MERHAEKPLLLLLVLSCLLLLPLVSAVPTPRSLRLGSQLQYPSALKLTSSQEAAIAAANMGRPTARMVVEVNDYQPSGPNNRHDPPKGPGRA